In bacterium, the following proteins share a genomic window:
- the xseB gene encoding exodeoxyribonuclease VII small subunit produces the protein MMSKSNLNFRETLEELESITRQLESDEIGLDEAIAHFERGSKLAVQLQDELKKAQLKVEKIKARFDGEPTDGMSVEGMIFEAESIDSE, from the coding sequence ATGATGAGCAAATCAAACTTGAACTTTCGTGAGACTCTTGAAGAGCTTGAGTCAATAACTCGACAGCTCGAGTCAGATGAGATCGGGCTAGATGAAGCCATTGCACATTTTGAGCGGGGTAGTAAGCTTGCAGTACAACTTCAAGACGAGCTCAAAAAAGCACAGCTAAAGGTCGAAAAGATAAAGGCCCGGTTTGATGGTGAGCCGACAGATGGTATGTCGGTCGAGGGTATGATATTTGAGGCAGAAAGTATAGACAGCGAGTAA
- the xseA gene encoding exodeoxyribonuclease VII large subunit, with translation MEGEILSVTELRDYVNQTLSYAYPAVVVQGEVSSFKVNQGKWIFFDLKDAETTIGCFMTKYQLNTIIEDGMLVRVTATPNLTKWGKFSLTVKAVELAGEGSVKQAFEKLKAQFEAEGLFALERKRLLSEYPEHIGLITSSEAAAYNDFLTIVRDRWPLLTIKHIHVHVQGVQAPADVVGAIQRFNRDYPTLDALVVIRGGGSMEDLQAFNDERVVRAVYASKIPTIVGIGHEDDVSLAELAADVRAATPTDAARRLTPDQKDVARLLRDQVKGQSSSVLRLLERVEQLIRQTSTLFQRIEERAERAVAQLTERLQVSVEQMLARYSQRVAIAQTVIHAADPQRLLARGYAIVRQDDVILRDPAQVHPERPIVIQLAKGVLRARSVGSRAQSVTEIDKEADDEQIKLELS, from the coding sequence ATGGAGGGGGAAATCCTCAGTGTTACTGAGCTTAGGGACTACGTCAATCAGACGCTTTCATATGCCTATCCAGCTGTCGTAGTGCAGGGTGAGGTGAGTAGCTTTAAGGTAAATCAGGGTAAATGGATATTTTTTGACCTCAAGGATGCTGAAACAACCATCGGTTGCTTTATGACCAAGTATCAGCTGAATACGATCATCGAAGACGGTATGTTGGTGCGTGTGACTGCGACGCCAAATCTCACTAAGTGGGGTAAGTTTTCTCTGACGGTTAAGGCTGTTGAACTGGCAGGTGAGGGATCGGTGAAGCAGGCATTTGAGAAGCTTAAGGCGCAGTTTGAAGCTGAAGGGTTGTTTGCACTTGAGCGCAAGCGGTTGTTGTCCGAGTATCCTGAGCATATCGGGCTCATTACCTCTTCAGAAGCAGCGGCTTATAATGACTTTTTGACCATAGTGCGTGACAGGTGGCCGCTGCTGACGATTAAACACATCCATGTGCATGTACAAGGTGTGCAGGCTCCCGCTGACGTAGTGGGTGCGATACAGCGGTTTAATCGTGACTACCCGACATTAGACGCCTTGGTGGTTATCCGTGGTGGAGGGAGCATGGAAGATTTGCAGGCATTTAATGACGAGCGAGTAGTGCGGGCAGTCTATGCGAGTAAGATCCCGACGATCGTTGGAATAGGGCATGAGGATGATGTGAGTCTGGCTGAGCTCGCTGCCGACGTGCGTGCCGCTACTCCAACAGATGCAGCTCGGCGACTTACGCCGGATCAAAAGGATGTGGCGCGATTGTTGCGCGATCAGGTGAAGGGGCAGAGCAGCTCCGTTCTGCGTTTACTTGAACGCGTTGAGCAGCTGATTCGGCAAACGAGTACATTGTTCCAACGGATTGAGGAGCGGGCGGAGCGGGCAGTCGCACAGTTGACCGAGCGGTTGCAGGTGAGTGTGGAGCAAATGCTTGCGCGGTACTCACAACGAGTCGCAATCGCGCAAACTGTCATACATGCGGCTGACCCACAGCGACTTCTGGCGCGCGGGTATGCGATAGTGCGACAAGACGATGTGATACTTCGAGACCCGGCGCAGGTACATCCGGAGCGCCCGATAGTGATACAATTAGCCAAAGGTGTATTGCGCGCTCGCTCTGTTGGGTCCCGTGCACAGTCGGTTACAGAGATAGATAAGGAGGCAGATGATGAGCAAATCAAACTTGAACTTTCGTGA